One window of the Myxococcota bacterium genome contains the following:
- a CDS encoding propionyl-CoA synthetase encodes MPPSTAEVHAASLTNPHAFWARAAQDVEWVRRPRSVLNDSDPQRPSWFPGGMLNTCYNAVDLHVVAGRGAQPALIYDSPVTDQKRVITYAELQDEVARLAGVLTELGVEKGDRVLIYMPMVPEAVFGMLATARIGAIHSVVFGGFAANELAQRIQHATPKVVLTASCGIEPGRVVAYKPLLDAAIDASSEKPARCLVLQRPEERASLVEGRDLDWATEVKDATPVGVTAVQSKDPLYVLYTSGTTGAPKGVVRDNGGHAVALKWSLRNVYGMSPGDVFWAASDIGWVVGHSYIVYAPLFLGCTSILYEGKPVGTPDAGAFFRVIEEHGVNALFTAPTALRAVKREDPEANLPGRYDLGSLRTLFLAGERADPDTVGWCERALDVPVIDHWWQTETGWPVAANCMGLEPLPVKRGSPTQPVPGYDVRVLDEEGAEVPPGTTGHIVIRLPLPPGCLRTLWENDAGYQAGYLERFPGYYQTADAGHIDEDGYLWIMSRTDDVINVAGHRLATGVMEEVIAGHPDVAECAVTGVADPLKGQVPLGFVVLNAGVERPAAEIEAELIARVREEVGPVAAFKRALVVPRLPKTRSGKVLRGTMRAIADSQSYRTPATIDDPKILDEIRAALREAGYAG; translated from the coding sequence ATGCCCCCCAGCACTGCCGAAGTCCACGCCGCCTCGCTCACCAACCCCCACGCATTCTGGGCCCGTGCGGCCCAGGACGTCGAATGGGTGCGCCGACCCCGGTCGGTGTTGAACGACAGCGACCCGCAGCGTCCGTCCTGGTTCCCCGGCGGCATGCTGAACACCTGCTACAACGCCGTCGACCTCCACGTGGTGGCCGGCCGCGGCGCGCAGCCGGCCCTGATCTACGACAGCCCGGTCACCGACCAGAAGCGCGTGATCACCTACGCCGAGCTACAGGACGAGGTCGCACGCCTGGCGGGCGTCCTGACAGAGCTCGGTGTCGAGAAGGGGGATCGCGTCCTGATCTACATGCCGATGGTGCCCGAGGCCGTCTTCGGCATGCTCGCGACGGCCCGCATCGGGGCGATCCACTCGGTCGTCTTCGGTGGCTTCGCCGCCAACGAACTCGCCCAGCGCATCCAGCATGCCACTCCGAAGGTGGTGCTCACCGCATCGTGCGGCATCGAGCCTGGACGCGTGGTGGCCTACAAGCCGCTCCTCGACGCCGCCATCGACGCCTCGAGCGAGAAACCGGCTCGTTGTCTGGTCCTGCAGCGGCCCGAGGAGCGGGCGTCGCTCGTGGAGGGCCGCGACCTCGACTGGGCGACCGAGGTGAAGGACGCGACTCCCGTCGGTGTCACTGCGGTCCAATCGAAGGACCCGCTCTACGTTCTCTACACCTCGGGGACCACCGGTGCGCCGAAGGGCGTCGTCCGCGACAACGGCGGCCACGCCGTCGCCCTCAAGTGGAGCTTGCGCAACGTCTACGGCATGTCGCCCGGCGATGTCTTCTGGGCGGCATCCGACATCGGCTGGGTCGTCGGCCACTCCTACATCGTCTACGCCCCGCTCTTCCTGGGGTGCACCAGCATCCTCTACGAGGGGAAACCGGTCGGCACCCCCGACGCCGGCGCGTTCTTCCGGGTGATCGAGGAGCACGGCGTCAACGCGCTCTTCACCGCGCCGACGGCGCTGCGCGCCGTGAAGCGGGAGGATCCCGAGGCCAACCTGCCCGGCCGCTACGACCTCGGATCGCTGCGCACCCTCTTCCTCGCAGGAGAACGCGCCGACCCTGACACCGTCGGCTGGTGCGAACGCGCCCTCGATGTTCCCGTGATCGACCACTGGTGGCAGACCGAAACCGGCTGGCCCGTCGCCGCGAACTGCATGGGACTGGAACCGTTGCCGGTAAAGCGCGGTTCTCCGACCCAACCCGTACCGGGCTACGACGTGCGGGTCCTCGACGAGGAAGGCGCCGAAGTGCCTCCGGGTACGACGGGACACATCGTGATTCGTCTGCCGCTGCCGCCGGGCTGCCTGCGCACGCTCTGGGAGAACGACGCGGGCTATCAGGCCGGCTATCTCGAGCGCTTCCCCGGCTACTACCAGACCGCCGACGCCGGGCACATCGACGAGGACGGCTACCTCTGGATCATGTCCCGCACCGACGACGTCATCAACGTCGCCGGACACCGCCTCGCGACCGGCGTGATGGAAGAGGTGATCGCCGGCCATCCCGACGTCGCCGAGTGCGCGGTCACCGGCGTCGCCGACCCGCTCAAGGGCCAGGTGCCACTCGGTTTCGTCGTGCTCAATGCCGGGGTCGAGCGTCCGGCCGCGGAGATCGAAGCCGAGCTGATCGCGCGCGTGCGGGAAGAAGTGGGGCCCGTCGCCGCCTTCAAGCGGGCGCTCGTCGTGCCGCGACTCCCGAAGACCCGCTCGGGGAAGGTGCTGCGAGGCACGATGCGGGCGATTGCCGACTCCCAGAGCTATCGCACCCCGGCGACGATCGACGACCCGAAGATCCTCGACGAGATCCGCGCCGCGCTGCGCGAGGCCGGCTACGCCGGCTGA
- a CDS encoding Mrp/NBP35 family ATP-binding protein, translating into MASTSPSEDAVLDALRPIIDPDFGKSIVELGFIKNLAIDGSRVAFDIELTTPACPVKEEFQRAAKERVSALDGVSDVEVTMTADTRGRTPEPSGEVLPGVRNTLAVASGKGGVGKSTVAINLALSLAKSGASVGVLDADVYGPSLPLLTGVHGRPRAENKQIFPHEAHGMKLMSMGFFVDDNSPVIWRGPMVHGLIRQFLTDVVWGELDYLVVDMPPGTGDAALTLTQMAPLSGAVIVTTANDLSLIDARKGLKMFEKVNVPVLGIVENMSYFTPPDLPDRKYYLFGQGGGDRTATELGVDFLGEVPIDPRVVEGGDRGRPIVVDAPDSPTAKVFTELSGDIARKLAMLSESTPAIADANITWVS; encoded by the coding sequence ATGGCCTCCACGTCCCCGAGTGAGGACGCGGTGCTCGATGCGCTGCGCCCCATCATCGACCCCGACTTCGGCAAGAGCATCGTCGAACTCGGGTTCATCAAGAACCTCGCGATCGACGGCTCGCGCGTTGCTTTCGACATCGAGCTCACCACGCCGGCCTGCCCGGTGAAGGAAGAGTTTCAGCGCGCGGCGAAGGAGCGGGTGTCGGCTCTCGACGGGGTGAGCGATGTCGAGGTGACGATGACCGCGGACACCCGCGGACGCACGCCCGAGCCCTCCGGCGAAGTGCTCCCCGGCGTGCGAAACACCCTGGCCGTCGCTTCGGGAAAGGGCGGCGTCGGCAAGAGCACGGTGGCGATCAATCTGGCGCTGTCCTTGGCGAAGTCGGGAGCGTCGGTGGGCGTGCTCGACGCCGATGTCTACGGCCCGTCGCTGCCCCTGCTGACCGGAGTGCACGGTCGGCCGCGCGCCGAGAACAAGCAGATCTTCCCCCACGAAGCGCACGGCATGAAGCTGATGTCGATGGGGTTCTTCGTGGACGACAACTCGCCGGTGATCTGGCGCGGTCCGATGGTGCACGGCCTGATCCGCCAGTTCCTGACCGACGTCGTCTGGGGCGAGCTCGACTACCTGGTGGTCGACATGCCGCCCGGCACGGGCGACGCAGCGCTCACGCTCACCCAGATGGCGCCGCTCTCCGGCGCCGTGATCGTCACGACCGCGAACGACCTGTCGCTCATCGACGCCCGCAAGGGACTCAAGATGTTCGAGAAGGTGAACGTACCCGTGCTCGGCATCGTCGAGAACATGTCGTACTTCACGCCGCCGGACCTGCCCGACCGCAAGTACTACCTGTTCGGTCAGGGGGGTGGTGATCGCACCGCGACCGAGCTCGGGGTCGACTTCCTCGGTGAGGTGCCGATCGATCCCCGGGTGGTCGAAGGCGGCGACCGCGGCCGCCCGATCGTGGTCGATGCACCGGACTCGCCGACGGCGAAGGTGTTCACCGAGCTGTCGGGAGACATCGCGCGCAAGCTCGCAATGCTCTCCGAGTCGACCCCGGCGATCGCCGACGCGAACATTACCTGGGTGTCCTAG
- a CDS encoding NnrU family protein translates to MSTPALIALLWLLFAITHVGMSSLRWRPRLVAALGEGPFRGLYSLVSLVIFVPLVSIYLGDRHSGAYLGSLAGLPGMRPVMYVGMGLALTLMVGGLRSPAPTSFLPGPAEARGVLRVTRHPLLMGLGLFGLLHLAVVAVNTAELAFFGGFPLFVALGCWHQDQRKLAEGDADFGRFHAATPFLPLPTPAAVVAAVREQPLEVGIGIAATVGLRFLHPVWFGVG, encoded by the coding sequence GTGTCGACACCCGCCCTCATCGCGTTGCTCTGGCTCCTCTTCGCCATCACCCACGTCGGAATGTCGAGCTTGCGTTGGCGACCCCGCCTGGTCGCGGCCCTGGGAGAGGGACCCTTTCGCGGACTCTACTCGCTCGTCTCTCTGGTGATCTTCGTCCCCCTCGTCTCGATCTATCTGGGAGACCGGCACAGCGGGGCCTACCTGGGCTCCCTGGCGGGACTGCCCGGCATGCGCCCGGTGATGTACGTGGGGATGGGCCTGGCGCTCACTCTGATGGTCGGGGGGCTCCGCTCGCCCGCGCCCACGTCCTTCCTGCCTGGCCCGGCCGAGGCACGCGGCGTGCTGCGCGTGACACGCCACCCCCTGCTGATGGGCCTCGGGCTGTTCGGGTTGTTGCACCTGGCCGTGGTGGCCGTCAACACGGCGGAGCTGGCCTTCTTCGGCGGCTTCCCGCTCTTCGTGGCACTCGGCTGCTGGCACCAGGACCAGCGCAAGCTGGCCGAGGGCGACGCCGATTTCGGCCGCTTCCACGCCGCCACGCCTTTCTTGCCGCTCCCGACCCCGGCCGCGGTCGTGGCCGCCGTGCGCGAGCAGCCGCTCGAGGTGGGCATCGGGATCGCGGCGACGGTCGGCCTCCGCTTCCTCCACCCGGTCTGGTTCGGCGTGGGATAG
- a CDS encoding cytochrome-c peroxidase, with translation MGKGVRSDREQAVDIEGSGARRGRLGLALALAWLLGIATACSSEAPEPAPPPAEEPPPAPTGPDAAALQSRASGIFGTLPGEVPNSENPITDAKVELGRALYYDARLSKNHDISCNSCHQLDRFGVDGEPTSPGHKGQRGDRNSPTVYNAALHLAQFWDGRAADVEAQAKGPVLNPIEMAMPSEEVVVAVLGSIPDYGPMFDAAFPDDETALTYDNMANAIGAFERRLMTPSRFDDFLAGNTDALSEEELVGLETFLDTGCTTCHSGVGIGGNLYQKLGLVRAYETEDPGRAAVTGNDSEKHFFKVPSLRNIAETGPYFHDGSVATLDEAIRIMAAIQLGKELDDAQVRSIREFLKTLTGKPDATLIAMPTLPESGPDTPAPDPS, from the coding sequence GTGGGAAAAGGCGTGCGATCGGACCGGGAGCAAGCGGTGGACATCGAGGGCAGCGGAGCCAGGCGCGGCCGCCTGGGGCTCGCCCTCGCTCTTGCGTGGTTGCTCGGCATCGCCACGGCCTGCTCCAGCGAGGCCCCAGAGCCCGCCCCGCCGCCCGCCGAGGAGCCGCCGCCGGCGCCTACCGGCCCGGACGCCGCAGCGCTCCAATCGCGCGCCTCGGGCATCTTCGGAACGCTTCCGGGCGAGGTCCCGAACTCCGAGAACCCGATCACCGACGCGAAGGTCGAGCTCGGGCGGGCGCTCTACTACGACGCGCGCCTCTCGAAGAACCACGACATCTCCTGCAACAGCTGCCACCAGCTCGATCGGTTCGGCGTGGATGGAGAGCCCACCTCGCCCGGGCACAAGGGCCAGCGCGGCGACCGCAACTCGCCGACGGTCTACAACGCCGCGCTCCACCTCGCGCAGTTCTGGGACGGGCGTGCTGCGGATGTCGAGGCCCAGGCGAAGGGTCCGGTGCTCAACCCGATCGAGATGGCCATGCCGTCCGAGGAAGTCGTGGTGGCCGTGCTCGGCTCGATCCCCGACTACGGTCCGATGTTCGATGCCGCTTTCCCCGACGACGAGACGGCCCTCACCTACGACAACATGGCCAACGCGATCGGTGCCTTCGAGCGGCGACTGATGACGCCGTCGCGCTTCGACGACTTCCTCGCCGGCAACACCGATGCCCTGAGCGAAGAAGAGCTCGTGGGTCTCGAGACCTTCCTCGACACCGGCTGTACCACCTGCCACTCGGGTGTCGGGATCGGCGGAAATCTCTATCAGAAGCTCGGCCTGGTACGGGCCTACGAGACCGAGGACCCGGGTCGCGCGGCCGTCACCGGAAACGACAGCGAGAAGCACTTCTTCAAGGTGCCGTCGCTGCGCAACATCGCCGAGACCGGTCCCTACTTCCACGACGGCTCGGTGGCCACTCTCGACGAAGCGATCCGCATCATGGCGGCGATTCAGCTCGGCAAGGAGCTGGACGACGCTCAGGTGCGATCCATCCGCGAGTTCCTGAAGACCCTGACCGGCAAACCGGATGCGACGCTGATCGCGATGCCGACGCTTCCCGAGAGCGGCCCGGACACGCCGGCGCCCGATCCGAGCTAG